One window of the Leptospira broomii serovar Hurstbridge str. 5399 genome contains the following:
- a CDS encoding UvrD-helicase domain-containing protein → MRPISIDFPPSFADGIDSKRNGFIGASAGTGKTHTIVYLVLKLLRESFLAWDSDAETSPPLGIESILVLTYTDKAASELRSRIRAGIKERIRNLEEAVRTNPILEPERQFFLAQAGRLDQAYISTIHGFCSKILREYSLETGYPVNAKLVPESEPLNRILYSRMHSEFVGEIPKESLALTLLELRNFFDNGFTGNTWEDFISELAGKKEISPSNVRLMPRPNLLPGKKEICLCIQTLSREYSAILPLQELLLKYVHANTKKAFLDRELAFKKILAKALSAMEPFDPIRVTKAILEIRRLKRKESGVGSVLFSDDELKKGESDPACGTYIAQREKVKKALSDLETIAVSFVVQISEIIVKQTPSEKAEEGEITYGDMIRNLSRSLSVNQVLSTELKTRFHYAIVDEFQDTDSEQYSIFRNLFLEKSGIADSETRLFLIGDSKQGIYGFRGADIGTYLSAKKNLDLNGKFADRSVVYPELDTNRRSLPELIAAYNDLFSAPKGDWFPLREPGFDPIPYAKVNSAASGRKAVLYSDRSERGALNAFQLPSASSKEALRDPYARFIVSEILHLVSRESRILIQKERPGRPPFAGKVRYGDIAILIRNQDDSKELENYLRAEGIPYTYSKKRGLFSSNEAYRCRQILSCINEEGSPDSFYKLLLSDLFEVRPTDLHRFDEYSVESKEKRLLESWRRYARKKEYANLFRSLLTESLLAKPRDTEKTRDWERRITNFRQIFFLLSEQASLSDLSLRELIEHLDSCITNSSTREEDDYLERETEEDRIKILTIHSSKGLEFPFVFLLGGFTGWSPAQRKYFEYRETTAIADHELQSVKIIDLEKKELEKFKEYLINEDKRLYYVAVTRAMYKFYFPLLSSPAPERPLELFRRSFEAAMPNFDPTSSVAKIYQNETKTGYEVKFFTRFQENTDLPEDTESDLAEHRAVRDVFHWPNGCEKRTIILESYSSLDRYTSIQRENGYRIETENAKGDELEFLQSAQDDLPSSNQMGNLLHALLETIDFSYFLRANNPIELKDFPAWKEIENSLRIHGYGKDEDLLEFYTERAATFLWNTLRSQLPYTQSLNCLAELSSEERKHEVDFFLRIPNRKIENESQLLNGTVDFIFFSGGKYWIADWKSNKLGQPGNQPSYSEKNIEIKVNESYSIQLALYSLVLDDWLRNKYGPKYDPCLLGGMYFIFLRGMDPLQNGNGTFFQHIDTSFIEKSKSLLLEVLETKHNDSWGKE, encoded by the coding sequence ATGAGGCCGATTTCAATCGATTTTCCTCCCTCTTTCGCGGATGGAATCGATTCCAAAAGAAACGGTTTTATCGGCGCTTCCGCCGGAACGGGGAAAACCCACACAATCGTATACTTAGTATTGAAATTGTTAAGAGAATCTTTTCTTGCCTGGGACTCCGATGCCGAAACTTCTCCTCCGCTCGGAATCGAATCGATTTTAGTTCTAACGTATACCGATAAGGCCGCTTCGGAATTAAGATCCAGAATTCGGGCCGGAATTAAGGAAAGAATTCGGAACTTGGAGGAAGCGGTTCGAACTAATCCGATTTTAGAGCCGGAACGTCAGTTTTTTTTGGCGCAAGCAGGCCGACTCGATCAAGCCTATATTTCCACTATCCACGGATTTTGTAGTAAGATTCTCAGGGAATATTCCTTAGAAACCGGATATCCCGTAAATGCCAAGCTTGTTCCGGAATCCGAGCCTTTGAATAGGATTCTATATTCCAGGATGCATTCTGAATTCGTCGGCGAGATACCGAAAGAAAGCCTAGCTTTAACTCTATTAGAATTACGTAATTTTTTTGATAACGGATTCACTGGAAATACTTGGGAAGATTTTATATCGGAACTTGCCGGAAAAAAGGAGATTTCCCCCTCGAATGTTAGGCTGATGCCTCGTCCAAATCTTTTACCCGGAAAAAAAGAGATCTGTCTATGTATTCAGACATTATCTCGCGAGTATTCGGCCATCCTGCCGTTACAAGAATTGCTATTGAAATACGTACATGCAAACACCAAAAAAGCATTTTTAGACCGGGAACTCGCCTTCAAAAAAATCCTAGCTAAAGCCCTATCCGCGATGGAGCCATTCGATCCGATCAGGGTAACGAAAGCGATCTTGGAGATCAGGCGTTTAAAAAGAAAAGAATCCGGAGTCGGAAGCGTTCTTTTCTCAGACGACGAATTAAAGAAAGGAGAATCCGATCCAGCATGCGGTACTTATATCGCACAACGAGAAAAAGTGAAAAAAGCTCTTTCCGATTTGGAGACGATAGCCGTTTCATTCGTTGTTCAAATTTCGGAAATTATCGTGAAGCAAACTCCTTCCGAAAAGGCCGAAGAAGGCGAAATTACGTACGGTGATATGATCCGGAATTTGTCCCGATCTTTGTCCGTTAATCAAGTATTATCAACCGAATTAAAGACAAGATTCCACTATGCGATCGTAGACGAGTTTCAAGATACGGATTCCGAACAGTACAGCATTTTCCGAAATCTTTTTCTCGAAAAGAGTGGCATTGCCGATTCAGAGACTCGTTTATTTCTGATCGGAGATTCCAAACAGGGAATTTACGGATTTCGCGGAGCGGATATCGGTACGTATTTATCAGCAAAAAAAAATTTGGATTTAAACGGAAAATTCGCGGACCGATCCGTCGTTTACCCGGAATTAGATACGAATCGACGTTCATTACCGGAATTGATTGCGGCGTATAACGACCTTTTTTCCGCCCCAAAAGGAGATTGGTTTCCGTTAAGAGAGCCGGGCTTTGATCCGATTCCGTACGCGAAAGTAAACTCTGCTGCGTCCGGTAGAAAAGCCGTCCTATATTCGGATAGGAGCGAGCGCGGCGCTCTTAACGCATTTCAGTTGCCCTCCGCTTCCAGCAAAGAAGCATTAAGAGATCCTTATGCTAGATTTATAGTTTCGGAAATTCTGCATTTGGTATCCCGCGAATCTAGAATCTTAATCCAAAAAGAACGACCCGGGCGGCCTCCGTTCGCAGGAAAAGTGCGTTACGGAGATATAGCGATTTTGATCCGAAACCAAGACGATTCAAAGGAATTGGAAAATTATCTAAGAGCGGAAGGAATTCCATATACTTATAGCAAAAAGAGAGGACTGTTTTCCTCAAACGAAGCTTATCGTTGCAGACAAATTCTTTCTTGTATAAACGAAGAAGGAAGTCCCGATTCATTTTATAAACTCTTACTCTCGGATTTATTCGAAGTCCGACCGACAGATTTGCACCGATTCGATGAATATTCCGTCGAATCCAAAGAAAAGCGACTGTTAGAATCTTGGCGTCGATATGCCAGAAAAAAAGAATACGCAAATCTTTTCCGTTCCTTATTGACCGAAAGTTTACTAGCTAAACCTCGAGATACCGAGAAAACTCGAGATTGGGAACGCAGGATTACGAATTTTCGACAAATCTTCTTTCTTTTATCGGAACAAGCGTCCTTAAGTGATCTTTCTCTGCGCGAACTGATCGAGCATCTCGATTCTTGCATTACTAATTCGTCCACCCGAGAGGAAGACGATTATCTGGAAAGAGAAACCGAGGAAGATCGGATCAAAATTCTAACAATTCATTCCAGCAAAGGTTTAGAATTTCCTTTCGTATTCCTTTTAGGAGGATTTACGGGATGGTCCCCTGCTCAAAGAAAATACTTCGAATATCGGGAAACGACCGCGATTGCGGATCACGAATTGCAGAGCGTAAAAATAATCGATCTGGAAAAGAAAGAACTAGAGAAATTTAAAGAGTATTTAATAAACGAAGACAAAAGATTATATTACGTGGCGGTCACAAGAGCTATGTATAAGTTCTATTTTCCCCTGTTATCTTCGCCCGCTCCGGAAAGACCCTTGGAGTTATTCCGTAGATCGTTCGAAGCAGCGATGCCGAATTTTGATCCGACGTCGAGTGTCGCCAAGATTTATCAGAATGAAACGAAAACGGGTTATGAAGTTAAATTCTTCACAAGATTCCAAGAAAATACAGATTTGCCCGAAGATACCGAATCGGATCTCGCGGAACACCGAGCTGTTAGGGATGTGTTTCATTGGCCAAACGGCTGCGAGAAACGAACGATCATTCTCGAGAGTTATTCTTCGTTAGATCGCTATACGAGCATTCAGAGAGAAAATGGATATCGGATAGAGACTGAAAATGCGAAAGGCGACGAACTCGAATTCTTACAGTCCGCTCAGGACGACTTACCATCTTCAAATCAAATGGGAAATCTCCTTCATGCGTTATTAGAAACGATTGATTTTTCATATTTTTTACGTGCAAACAATCCGATAGAATTGAAGGATTTCCCCGCGTGGAAAGAAATAGAAAACTCTCTTCGGATACATGGATACGGTAAGGACGAAGATCTGCTCGAATTTTATACGGAAAGGGCAGCTACCTTTCTTTGGAATACTCTGAGAAGCCAACTCCCCTATACTCAAAGTTTGAATTGCTTAGCCGAATTGAGCTCAGAGGAAAGAAAACACGAAGTCGATTTCTTTCTGAGGATTCCCAATCGTAAAATCGAGAACGAAAGCCAATTATTAAACGGAACCGTGGATTTTATCTTCTTTTCCGGGGGAAAATATTGGATTGCCGATTGGAAATCTAATAAGCTAGGCCAGCCCGGAAATCAGCCATCTTATTCCGAGAAAAATATAGAAATTAAGGTCAACGAATCCTATTCGATTCAGTTGGCTCTTTATTCCCTTGTCCTAGACGATTGGCTTCGCAATAAATACGGACCGAAATACGATCCCTGTCTGCTAGGAGGTATGTATTTTATTTTTCTACGAGGGATGGACCCCTTACAAAATGGAAACGGGACATTCTTCCAACACATTGATACTTCTTTTATCGAGAAATCGAAAAGTCTGCTTCTAGAAGTACTCGAAACGAAACACAATGATTCGTGGGGAAAAGAATGA
- the recD gene encoding exodeoxyribonuclease V subunit alpha gives MIEESPIVDLDYVMFLSAEMSRVLPEVKKEDLYELNLRLLQALRTGSLGVSENQIRKNFESPFFRSRNGILYYRKTFETLTEVEDSFRDLLAREVPKDQRDRVQNIIKDITENDPLEFQKNGIKVTLCGEGEQKEALEAALKSSFFVLTGGPGTGKTTVITSLLRALVRLGYETEKIGLAAPTGRAAQRLKESLENTLNLNRAENGLDQKLLNLPTATIHRLLGYNPKNNSYKFGKDFRLPYDVIVIDEVSMVDLDLMSNLLRSLPNRKREKFRFIILGDADQLPSVEAGAILSDIVASISSSSNFFRLNRSHRQEGNASPIFAAAQECIGENSNVDSLLKSMFAARTNISLDEIVDSTSSENEAGFYRILSDFPKNRNRFLEKYIENWIQPRLAKLPDPNNESIKLIEYLSKDLNHSRILTILRQGDFGSEGINRDINRILIKKGYKKTLTIGNRTYFPGLPIMITKNDRSRGMFNGDTGVILEAKTISGDPELRAIFLLDGMIRDFALDTLPSHEPAFAITVHKSQGSEYDNIFILYPPDPEKPESKNLTNELFRTEILYTALTRAKRRAVLLADDGLLGLSLSKKSERVTGFRL, from the coding sequence ATGATAGAGGAATCTCCGATCGTCGATCTAGATTACGTAATGTTCCTTTCCGCTGAAATGTCTCGCGTGTTACCGGAAGTCAAGAAAGAAGACTTGTACGAATTGAATCTGCGTTTATTGCAAGCGTTGAGAACCGGCAGTTTAGGCGTATCCGAAAATCAAATCCGGAAGAATTTCGAGTCCCCGTTTTTTAGATCTCGCAACGGGATTTTATATTACAGAAAAACTTTTGAAACTTTAACTGAAGTTGAAGACTCCTTCCGCGACCTACTAGCTCGCGAAGTCCCTAAAGACCAGAGAGATCGAGTTCAGAATATTATTAAAGACATCACCGAAAATGATCCTCTGGAATTTCAAAAAAACGGGATTAAAGTAACTCTTTGCGGCGAGGGGGAACAAAAGGAAGCGTTAGAGGCGGCACTTAAATCTTCTTTCTTTGTACTGACCGGTGGTCCCGGAACGGGAAAAACGACGGTGATTACGAGTCTTTTGCGAGCGCTGGTTCGTTTAGGTTATGAAACCGAAAAAATCGGATTAGCCGCGCCGACAGGCCGAGCGGCACAGAGATTAAAAGAATCTTTAGAAAATACTTTAAACCTAAACCGGGCCGAAAACGGATTAGATCAAAAACTTTTAAATTTGCCGACGGCAACGATCCATCGGCTTTTAGGTTATAACCCTAAGAATAATTCTTATAAATTCGGAAAAGATTTTCGACTACCTTACGACGTCATCGTAATCGATGAAGTTTCAATGGTCGATCTAGATTTGATGTCCAATTTGCTGAGATCCTTACCGAATCGGAAACGGGAGAAATTCAGATTCATTATTCTAGGAGATGCTGATCAATTACCGAGCGTGGAAGCGGGGGCAATATTATCGGACATAGTTGCCTCGATTTCCTCATCTTCGAATTTCTTTCGCCTAAATAGAAGCCATCGGCAGGAAGGAAATGCGTCTCCGATTTTCGCCGCTGCTCAAGAGTGTATCGGCGAAAACTCGAATGTAGATTCTCTCTTAAAATCCATGTTTGCAGCGCGAACTAATATTTCCCTAGACGAAATAGTAGATTCGACATCATCCGAAAATGAAGCGGGATTTTATCGGATTCTATCGGATTTTCCGAAGAACCGGAACCGCTTTTTGGAAAAATATATAGAGAATTGGATTCAACCTAGATTGGCAAAACTTCCGGATCCGAATAATGAAAGCATTAAACTAATTGAATATCTTTCGAAGGATTTGAATCATTCCCGAATACTCACTATTCTTAGACAAGGGGATTTTGGAAGCGAGGGAATCAATCGGGACATCAATCGGATACTAATAAAGAAAGGGTATAAAAAGACCCTAACGATCGGGAACCGTACATATTTCCCGGGGCTTCCGATCATGATCACAAAAAACGATCGTTCAAGAGGAATGTTCAACGGCGACACCGGGGTCATTTTAGAAGCTAAAACAATTTCAGGAGACCCCGAGCTTCGCGCGATATTTCTTTTGGACGGAATGATTCGAGACTTTGCTTTGGACACCCTACCCTCGCACGAACCTGCGTTTGCAATTACGGTGCATAAGTCCCAAGGTTCGGAATATGATAATATATTTATTCTTTATCCTCCGGATCCCGAAAAACCCGAGAGCAAGAATTTGACTAATGAACTCTTCCGAACGGAAATTCTTTACACCGCTCTAACTCGTGCAAAGCGGAGAGCCGTCTTACTCGCAGATGACGGACTATTAGGCTTATCCCTGAGCAAAAAATCGGAACGGGTTACCGGGTTTCGACTTTAG
- a CDS encoding STAS domain-containing protein, translated as MKELIVNLQGKLDSVLGTAFREKIEQVLSSEIHRILLDAGGLTAWDHEGLVLLKNSATNHPQSKFSVCSLPATLVEDWKKLGLDVIIPFFSTREEAKAFLVQDRKKDIEEGMVACPICFQFLRVKGQGNYRCPACSHIFYLTSDYRTATFEKLF; from the coding sequence GTGAAAGAATTAATTGTCAATCTCCAAGGCAAACTCGATTCGGTACTTGGGACCGCCTTTCGGGAAAAGATAGAGCAAGTCCTATCGTCGGAAATTCATCGAATTTTATTGGACGCGGGTGGGTTGACCGCCTGGGACCATGAAGGGTTAGTCCTTCTCAAGAATTCGGCGACAAATCACCCTCAGTCCAAATTCTCGGTCTGTTCTTTGCCCGCCACATTGGTCGAAGATTGGAAGAAACTCGGACTAGACGTAATCATTCCGTTTTTCTCAACCCGCGAGGAAGCGAAAGCTTTCTTAGTGCAGGATAGGAAGAAAGATATAGAGGAAGGCATGGTTGCCTGTCCGATCTGTTTCCAGTTTTTGCGAGTGAAAGGACAAGGGAATTATCGATGTCCCGCCTGCTCTCATATTTTTTATTTAACTTCCGACTATCGAACAGCGACCTTCGAAAAACTCTTCTAA
- a CDS encoding adenylate/guanylate cyclase domain-containing protein, whose amino-acid sequence MNKNSSPIVSGLVNRILDSGLGIFRLLYSGIRAKLAFFTGSLIALTILILSFIYVRQQTEILTESYEREAAISRRYISSLVLELDNISQSLIRIEEFRDRVSKQTEALKKYRTTKTLVQEKKVSLFGIKTSLFGALGKSKVRKTLDTYYSEYLSKADIEILEKNIKAQLQQEGSERVGEKDFSELQSLARKFVFADRDASLLRKRLYEIKENQEKTDPTELSALEEEVKSKFLIARKHRSKMDSAIVQLLADSRRKKIKDLGLDTGRFRIQTFALTGIVPGEISEPTLDTQIFDPDSPLNEIPFDNTLEDGLKTALSTLVEKVGITGEIPPNSFQQSNLELQALYSPHFRNPASTERAKLIESVRRHPGTWNAYLGEERAILSELSKIPPLLEARLKVLREKKPPIPPFKDKEFKNYYANYSSLVRKRDLLFATYRRNNPPKEEDVEKVEALGSARNSALEDQVLLRFRPDGSDYEKSIQSDEGGQLFKNRWSALRDWIYSGESETPTAKLKNLFPDGIIGNSRTEAEQILWKLDTTPLLAEDVDDVPTVILASNFSGLIRTIVDRTEGLKSIRSNRDRAVLSALGICGFSIFLAIFISGIVVQKIKRLIRNAEEVGKGDLNVEFEPGGNDEFGNLSIALNHMVSGLREREKIKGILGSMIDPVVIGEAMKDLAALKRGTEKRVTAFFSDVAGFSAISEKLSSVELAELLNEYLSAMTLILKEHEGVLDKYIGDAIVGIFNAPVDVEQHCIKAAKASLKMLAKLEDLRKTWNKEHRYIPEARDMNIRIGLNTGLAKVGFMGTDALASYTMMGDTVNLAARLEAAGKDYGVSILVSDSVYEEIKNQIVTRKLDLVRVKGKNDPVVLYEAVAEIGDKIPSSLKESVGLYEEGLSLYLDRKWDQAIRKFQESQTAKGHSDKAVLLLTDRCKEYKLNPPASNWDGVYTRDHK is encoded by the coding sequence ATGAACAAGAATTCTTCCCCAATTGTAAGCGGGTTAGTAAATCGCATTCTTGACAGTGGACTTGGAATTTTTCGCCTCCTATATTCCGGGATTCGAGCAAAGCTTGCCTTTTTTACGGGTAGCTTGATCGCTTTAACCATCCTAATTCTTTCCTTCATTTATGTGCGTCAGCAGACCGAGATTCTCACCGAAAGTTATGAACGGGAGGCCGCCATTTCTAGAAGATATATATCGTCTCTCGTTTTGGAATTGGACAATATTTCCCAAAGTTTAATTAGGATCGAGGAATTTAGGGATCGAGTTAGTAAGCAAACCGAAGCTCTTAAGAAATACAGAACCACGAAAACGTTAGTCCAGGAAAAAAAAGTTTCCCTATTCGGAATCAAAACAAGCCTTTTCGGAGCATTAGGAAAAAGCAAAGTACGTAAAACTCTCGACACCTATTATTCGGAATATCTTTCCAAGGCAGATATTGAAATTCTAGAGAAAAATATTAAGGCGCAGCTGCAACAAGAAGGCAGTGAGCGTGTGGGGGAAAAGGATTTTTCCGAACTACAATCGTTGGCAAGAAAATTCGTGTTTGCCGATAGGGACGCATCCTTACTTCGCAAGAGATTGTACGAGATTAAAGAAAATCAGGAAAAAACGGATCCGACTGAACTGTCCGCGTTGGAAGAGGAAGTAAAGAGCAAATTTTTGATCGCTCGAAAACATCGTTCTAAAATGGATTCGGCGATCGTTCAGCTTCTGGCCGATTCCAGGCGCAAGAAAATCAAAGATTTAGGGTTGGATACGGGACGTTTCAGAATCCAGACCTTTGCTTTGACAGGAATCGTCCCCGGAGAAATATCCGAGCCTACCTTAGATACGCAAATTTTCGATCCGGATTCCCCGTTAAACGAAATCCCGTTTGATAATACATTGGAGGACGGTCTCAAAACCGCCCTATCGACCCTTGTCGAGAAAGTCGGGATTACCGGAGAAATCCCTCCAAATTCCTTTCAACAATCGAATCTTGAGTTGCAAGCTTTGTATTCTCCGCATTTTCGAAATCCGGCTTCGACCGAAAGAGCCAAACTGATCGAATCCGTTCGGAGGCATCCTGGTACTTGGAACGCTTACCTTGGCGAAGAAAGGGCCATCTTATCAGAACTAAGTAAGATTCCCCCTCTTTTAGAAGCAAGGCTTAAGGTTTTGAGAGAAAAGAAACCTCCGATTCCTCCTTTTAAGGATAAAGAATTTAAGAATTATTATGCGAACTATTCCTCTTTAGTTCGGAAACGAGACTTGCTATTTGCAACCTATCGAAGAAACAATCCGCCTAAGGAAGAAGACGTGGAAAAAGTGGAGGCTTTGGGGTCCGCTAGAAACTCCGCGCTTGAAGATCAGGTTCTTCTTCGCTTTCGACCCGACGGTTCCGATTATGAAAAATCGATTCAATCGGACGAGGGGGGTCAGTTATTCAAGAATAGATGGAGTGCCTTACGAGATTGGATTTATTCCGGAGAAAGCGAGACCCCGACCGCAAAGTTGAAAAATTTATTTCCGGACGGTATCATCGGAAATAGCCGAACGGAAGCGGAGCAAATCCTTTGGAAATTAGACACGACTCCCTTATTGGCGGAAGATGTGGACGATGTTCCTACCGTCATACTCGCATCCAATTTTTCCGGTTTGATTCGTACTATCGTGGATAGAACAGAGGGATTGAAATCCATTCGAAGTAATCGAGATAGGGCGGTACTTTCCGCCTTGGGAATTTGCGGGTTCTCCATCTTTTTAGCGATTTTCATATCGGGCATTGTCGTTCAGAAAATCAAACGTTTGATTCGTAACGCAGAAGAAGTTGGAAAAGGAGATCTAAACGTAGAGTTCGAGCCCGGCGGGAATGACGAATTCGGAAATTTATCTATCGCTCTTAATCACATGGTAAGCGGCTTGCGGGAAAGGGAAAAGATCAAAGGAATTCTGGGTAGCATGATCGATCCGGTTGTTATCGGCGAAGCGATGAAGGATCTAGCTGCGCTAAAGCGCGGAACCGAAAAAAGGGTCACTGCTTTCTTTTCCGATGTCGCCGGGTTTTCGGCGATTAGCGAAAAGTTAAGCTCAGTAGAACTTGCCGAATTATTAAACGAATATCTTTCCGCAATGACTCTTATCTTAAAGGAGCACGAAGGAGTTCTGGATAAATACATCGGAGACGCGATCGTAGGTATTTTTAACGCGCCGGTGGACGTAGAACAACATTGTATAAAAGCAGCTAAGGCTTCTTTGAAGATGCTCGCAAAGTTAGAGGATCTCCGGAAGACTTGGAACAAAGAACATCGTTATATTCCCGAAGCCCGTGACATGAATATACGCATCGGCTTGAATACCGGTTTGGCGAAAGTCGGATTTATGGGGACGGATGCGTTAGCTTCTTATACTATGATGGGTGATACGGTAAATTTGGCGGCTCGTTTAGAGGCTGCCGGAAAAGATTACGGAGTATCGATTCTTGTTTCGGATTCCGTGTATGAAGAAATTAAAAATCAAATCGTAACTCGAAAATTAGATTTGGTTAGAGTTAAAGGTAAGAACGATCCAGTTGTGTTATATGAGGCGGTTGCCGAAATTGGCGATAAAATTCCTTCCTCTCTAAAGGAATCGGTCGGTCTATATGAAGAAGGTTTAAGTCTGTATCTCGACAGAAAATGGGATCAAGCGATTCGTAAATTTCAAGAATCGCAGACAGCTAAAGGTCATTCCGATAAAGCAGTCCTTTTACTCACTGATCGATGCAAGGAATACAAACTGAATCCTCCTGCTTCAAACTGGGATGGAGTATATACTAGAGACCATAAATAG
- a CDS encoding polysaccharide biosynthesis protein, whose protein sequence is MEHWNRRTLIFPLDLCFMVLSYFLAHLIRFESLSFLQKPDTFLIPLAIVVACRSVVFLFSNIYRSIWAYASIHDLLEIIKITVLSSFIATTVLLFYNRFDQMSRMVPVLDTILLLSFLCLRSLSWRIFRDQYIIRKTREHGAPTLILGAGKMGASLLSEFRRHSELKLNPVGFLDDDESKIGALIQGVPILGNISKAEETIRKLGIKQVIIAIKNPDGKLIGRLLKTFESTEVGFKILPSIGSLFFDSPKIQQLREIRVEDLLGRPVVDLEIESIRSYIRGKSILVTGAGGSIGSEICRQVAIFQPSKLVLLDSAETPLYEIDYELRKIFPHSGIEFFPVVADIKNLSRVSSVFEAHSPEVVFHSAAYKHVPMMETNPSEAVLNNILGTKNVADIARLSGVERFVLISTDKAVNPVNIMGASKRVAELYIQHVSRETRTKFITVRFGNVLGSNGSVIPRFREQIQGGGPVTVTHPEVIRYFMTIPEATQLVLQAGSMGERGEIFLLEMGEPVRILSLAEEMIRLSGLRPYVDIPIEFTGLRPGEKLFEELLLDLEGIKKTHHPKIRIAAPLEDSDVSSFQARFQALLNAARSNQEKDIFTRFKELVPEYKVHKDYITEEEARALEKNGS, encoded by the coding sequence ATGGAACATTGGAATCGCCGGACCTTGATATTCCCTCTGGACCTTTGCTTTATGGTCCTGTCCTACTTTTTAGCACATTTAATTCGATTCGAATCCTTGTCCTTCCTGCAAAAACCGGACACATTTCTAATCCCTCTCGCGATCGTAGTCGCATGCCGATCGGTCGTATTCTTATTTTCGAATATTTATCGTTCCATCTGGGCTTACGCTTCGATTCACGACCTTCTGGAAATCATTAAAATCACGGTTCTCTCGTCCTTTATTGCGACAACCGTGTTACTCTTCTATAATCGCTTCGACCAAATGTCGCGGATGGTCCCTGTTCTGGACACCATTCTCTTGCTAAGTTTCCTATGTCTCAGAAGCCTTTCCTGGCGTATCTTTCGGGATCAGTATATCATTAGAAAAACCAGGGAGCACGGGGCTCCAACTCTCATCCTAGGAGCCGGAAAAATGGGGGCGTCCCTGTTATCCGAATTCCGCAGACACAGCGAATTGAAATTAAATCCAGTCGGGTTTTTGGACGATGACGAAAGTAAAATCGGCGCATTGATTCAAGGAGTCCCGATTTTAGGGAATATCTCGAAAGCAGAAGAAACCATTCGCAAACTAGGGATTAAACAAGTAATTATCGCTATTAAAAATCCGGACGGGAAGCTGATCGGTCGATTGCTAAAGACTTTCGAATCCACTGAAGTGGGCTTTAAAATCCTTCCTTCCATCGGTTCGCTTTTCTTCGATTCTCCCAAAATTCAACAGTTGCGGGAAATCCGAGTCGAGGACCTTCTTGGGAGGCCGGTGGTCGATCTGGAAATCGAATCCATTCGTTCTTATATCAGAGGAAAATCGATTTTAGTTACCGGCGCAGGCGGATCTATCGGAAGCGAGATTTGTAGACAGGTCGCGATCTTTCAGCCCTCTAAACTAGTTCTACTAGATTCTGCAGAGACCCCTCTATACGAAATAGATTATGAATTGCGCAAAATTTTTCCGCATTCCGGAATCGAGTTTTTTCCGGTCGTCGCAGATATTAAAAATCTTTCGCGCGTGAGTTCCGTTTTCGAAGCGCATTCACCGGAAGTCGTATTTCATTCCGCGGCGTATAAGCATGTACCGATGATGGAAACAAACCCCTCGGAAGCTGTTTTAAATAATATATTAGGCACTAAAAATGTCGCGGACATTGCCCGTTTGTCCGGAGTAGAACGTTTCGTACTTATCTCGACCGATAAAGCCGTTAACCCCGTTAATATAATGGGCGCTTCCAAACGTGTAGCGGAATTATACATCCAACATGTATCTCGGGAGACTCGGACCAAATTCATTACGGTTAGATTCGGAAACGTGTTAGGATCCAACGGTTCCGTAATTCCAAGATTTCGGGAGCAAATCCAGGGCGGCGGACCCGTGACGGTAACTCATCCGGAAGTCATTCGATATTTTATGACGATCCCGGAAGCTACCCAATTAGTTCTTCAAGCGGGTTCCATGGGTGAACGCGGTGAAATATTCTTATTGGAGATGGGAGAACCGGTACGAATTCTCAGCCTGGCCGAGGAAATGATTCGTTTATCCGGCTTACGACCGTATGTCGACATCCCTATCGAATTTACCGGCCTAAGACCCGGAGAAAAACTTTTCGAAGAATTGTTATTGGATTTAGAGGGCATCAAAAAAACTCACCATCCAAAAATCAGGATTGCCGCCCCTTTAGAAGATAGCGATGTTAGCAGCTTCCAGGCCAGGTTTCAGGCCCTTTTGAACGCCGCACGTTCCAACCAGGAAAAAGATATCTTTACTCGGTTTAAAGAGCTAGTTCCGGAATACAAAGTTCATAAGGATTACATTACTGAAGAAGAGGCCAGGGCCTTAGAAAAGAATGGATCATAA